Below is a window of Cytophaga hutchinsonii ATCC 33406 DNA.
GAAAGGATAATTTGCCGCTTCTGCTTTTGCGTTTGATAAAGCATTGAAAAGAGTTGATTTACCAACATTCGGAAGACCAACTATACCACATTGTAAACTCATTTTATAAAAAATTTAATTTAACGAATACAAAAGTAGTCATTATTCGCCAAAAAATTTTTTTAATGTACAAAAAATGGAATATTTACCTGTTTAAACAGTATTCTGAATGTAAGAAATTAATCCCATTTCAAATCCGTATCAAGGGATCCTGAATTTTCATCCTCGTCTTCTGTACGATCGAATTCAGTAAAATCCACATCAGGCATCAGTTCTGTCTTAACATAATCAACAGACTGCTGCAGCGCTTCTATAAATTTGTTAAAATCTTCCTTATAGAGGAATATCTTATGTTTTTCATAATAAAAACCATCGTCTTTAAAGCGTTTTTTGCTTTCAGTTATGGTTAAATAATAATCATTCGAACGCGTTGATTTAATATCAAAAAAATAGGTACGTTTCCCCGCCTTCACACGTTGAGAGTAAATCTCCACATTATCCTTGTCTTTTTTCTCTTCCACAATTCAAAATTGTTAAATTACTATGTAAGTAAAACTAATTTATTTTCTTTAAATTACAAATAAAATAAACATTATCAATGCAGCGCATTAGAATCTTTGTTTCATTAGTAAAAAACCTAATTATCAAAAACATACATTCAAAATTTGGATTTATCTTTGTCCTTCTTTTTTGCCTGAACTACACCCTTTTTTCAAAATCAGAACCAACCACAGGAAGTGCCAGTTACTATGCGAATAAATTTCAAGGCAAAAGAACTGCTTCAGGAGAAACCTACGATAAAAACAAATTTACCGCAGCACACAGGACATATGCGTTCGGAACAAAATTAAAAGTCACCAATATTAAAACAGGGATTTGGATCCAAGTATATGTAAATGACCGCGGTCCGTATGCAAAAGACCGGATCATTGATGTATCTTATGCAGCGGCTACAGCGCTTGGTATGATCCAGCCCGGAACCATTCAGGTAAAACTAGAGATCTTAAGCGATGGCGATGTGATTGAAATACCGCCGCCGGTTGTTCATAATCAAAAACCAAATTCGCTTTCTC
It encodes the following:
- a CDS encoding DUF3276 family protein — encoded protein: MEEKKDKDNVEIYSQRVKAGKRTYFFDIKSTRSNDYYLTITESKKRFKDDGFYYEKHKIFLYKEDFNKFIEALQQSVDYVKTELMPDVDFTEFDRTEDEDENSGSLDTDLKWD
- a CDS encoding septal ring lytic transglycosylase RlpA family protein, with protein sequence MQRIRIFVSLVKNLIIKNIHSKFGFIFVLLFCLNYTLFSKSEPTTGSASYYANKFQGKRTASGETYDKNKFTAAHRTYAFGTKLKVTNIKTGIWIQVYVNDRGPYAKDRIIDVSYAAATALGMIQPGTIQVKLEILSDGDVIEIPPPVVHNQKPNSLSPGFYSTKLEPIQRPKGYLLQIGAFSSYEHASRRIGELDDYTIGAPCIELITVKKKKLYRVIYSGFATKQKVTQKQKELKKKGFDSVILSPK